A genomic region of Ensifer adhaerens contains the following coding sequences:
- the nudI gene encoding nucleoside triphosphatase NudI yields the protein MRQRVIVCPLIQNKGAYLLCKMPPDRGVFPGQWALSGGGLEPGERLEEGLRREIREELGDRLEIATIKPWTFRDDIRTKSYADGSTEQLHMIYLIFDCEAENREVMLNDEFVEHAWVEPARLQDYDLNEATRRTLWEKGILSAQQ from the coding sequence TTGCGTCAGCGTGTGATTGTGTGCCCCCTCATTCAGAACAAAGGTGCGTATTTACTCTGCAAGATGCCGCCCGATCGCGGCGTGTTTCCCGGGCAATGGGCACTCTCCGGCGGCGGCCTCGAGCCGGGGGAACGGCTGGAGGAAGGCCTGCGCCGTGAAATACGGGAGGAACTTGGAGACCGTCTGGAGATCGCAACCATCAAGCCCTGGACCTTCCGGGACGACATCAGGACAAAGTCCTATGCCGATGGCTCAACCGAGCAGCTGCATATGATCTATCTGATTTTTGACTGCGAAGCGGAAAACCGCGAGGTCATGCTCAACGACGAGTTCGTCGAACACGCCTGGGTCGAACCCGCGCGCCTGCAGGATTACGACCTGAACGAAGCGACCCGGCGCACGCTCTGGGAAAAAGGCATCCTGTCAGCTCAGCAGTGA
- the soxG gene encoding sarcosine oxidase subunit gamma family protein yields the protein MADQAIASRRAAFTSRGGSAEAILTPAPAATRISLRAGADALPALSAALGVTLPTRPKTSASSGHRHALWIGPDEWLVIDESEADLMAAAASSGTLHSAVDISHRNVAIIVSGPGADVAINSGCPQDLSLAIFPIGGCSRTILGKAEIILFRTAEDQFRVECWRSFSPFVFGLLSEGAADAGH from the coding sequence ATGGCTGACCAGGCAATTGCAAGCCGCAGGGCGGCGTTCACCTCGCGCGGCGGCTCGGCCGAAGCGATCCTGACGCCGGCGCCGGCGGCAACCCGCATCTCGCTGCGCGCCGGTGCCGACGCGCTGCCGGCACTCTCGGCCGCTCTCGGCGTGACGCTGCCGACACGGCCGAAGACCTCGGCTTCTTCCGGCCACCGCCATGCGCTGTGGATCGGCCCGGACGAGTGGCTGGTCATCGACGAAAGCGAAGCCGACCTTATGGCGGCCGCGGCGTCGAGCGGCACGCTGCATTCGGCGGTCGACATTTCGCATCGCAACGTCGCCATCATCGTCAGCGGTCCGGGCGCGGACGTCGCCATCAACAGCGGCTGCCCGCAGGATCTGTCGCTGGCGATCTTCCCGATTGGTGGCTGCTCGCGCACGATCCTCGGCAAGGCGGAGATTATCCTCTTCCGCACGGCTGAGGATCAGTTCCGGGTCGAGTGCTGGCGGTCGTTCTCGCCCTTCGTCTTCGGGCTGCTTTCCGAGGGCGCTGCCGACGCTGGGCATTGA
- a CDS encoding GNAT family N-acetyltransferase codes for MSKAWNGFAVVDDIAVDKAARRTGVVRALVDRAVSWAREQGLPGIRLETQSNNVGACRFYERYGSELAGYDRHLYSALTPGTREIARYWYLRFA; via the coding sequence CTGTCGAAGGCGTGGAATGGCTTTGCCGTAGTCGACGACATAGCAGTCGACAAAGCCGCCCGACGGACCGGTGTCGTCAGAGCTCTCGTGGACCGGGCGGTATCATGGGCAAGGGAACAGGGCCTGCCCGGTATCCGGCTCGAGACCCAGTCGAACAATGTCGGGGCTTGCCGGTTCTACGAACGTTACGGCTCCGAACTCGCCGGCTACGACCGGCATCTCTATTCCGCGCTGACGCCTGGAACCCGCGAGATCGCGCGCTACTGGTACTTGCGCTTCGCCTGA
- a CDS encoding MaoC family dehydratase — protein sequence MLQDISLSEIKDLVGKEVGVSDWITVTQETIDKFAEATGDYQYIHVDPVRAAAETPFGGTIAHGFLSLSLLSAMNYNCLPKIREQTMGINYGFEKMRFVAPVKSGAKVRGHFIMADARFRGASMLMITYDVSVEIEGERKPALTATWQTIIQFDPKDRPADA from the coding sequence ATGCTGCAGGACATTTCACTTTCTGAGATCAAGGACCTCGTCGGCAAGGAGGTCGGCGTTTCCGACTGGATCACGGTCACTCAGGAAACGATCGACAAGTTCGCCGAGGCAACCGGCGACTATCAGTACATCCACGTCGACCCGGTCCGCGCCGCTGCCGAGACGCCCTTCGGCGGCACCATCGCGCACGGCTTCCTGTCGCTCTCGCTGCTCTCGGCCATGAACTACAATTGCTTGCCGAAGATCCGCGAGCAGACCATGGGCATCAATTACGGCTTCGAGAAAATGCGTTTCGTGGCGCCGGTGAAGAGCGGCGCCAAGGTGCGCGGCCATTTCATCATGGCGGACGCACGCTTCCGCGGCGCCAGCATGCTGATGATCACCTACGATGTCAGCGTCGAAATCGAAGGCGAGCGCAAGCCGGCGCTGACGGCGACCTGGCAGACCATCATCCAGTTCGACCCCAAGGATCGCCCCGCCGATGCCTGA